A genomic stretch from Pochonia chlamydosporia 170 chromosome 4, whole genome shotgun sequence includes:
- a CDS encoding glycoside hydrolase family 75 (similar to Trichoderma reesei QM6a XP_006967831.1): MRSFVLPLLAAGYLAGEVVARDVPANVRKLYNSVRAQGTCKKILKGGFYSQEKDSKDFCYCGDHLEDNGIIYLQGTHGNLVNMDIDCDGAQGKGNGDCDSSGDTQPQTTFQDEVKKYGIKDLNAYVHSYVVLGNDGSKKGYVTFDPQKYGIEPLSIVAVVCGDKMFYGVWGDTNGDDGPPLIGEVSLSLGQACYGRAVNGNAAHDENDVLYIAFKGSNAVPGAKGANWKAKTFADFESSLHAQGDKLVAKIK; the protein is encoded by the exons ATGCGCAGTTTCGTTTTGCCTCTTCTTGCCGCCGGCTACCTGGCTGGTGAGGTTGTCGCACGAGATGTCCCCGCCAATGTCAGGAAGTTGTACAACTCGGTTCGGGCTCAGGGAACCTGCAAAAAGATTCTAAAGGGAGGCTTTTACAGCCAAGAAAAGGATTCCAAAG ACTTTTGCTACTGCGGTGATCATCTTGAAGATAATGGCATTATCTATCTACAGGGCACACATGGGAACCTGGTCAACATGGATATTGACTGTGATGGCGCACAGGGCAAGGGCAATGGCGACTGTGATAGTTCCGGTGACACGCAGCCACAAACCACCTTCCAAGATGAAGTCAAGAAGTATGGAATCAAGGATCTTAACGCCTACGTCCATTCGTACGTTGTGCTTGGAAATGATGGTAGCAAGAAGGGCTATGTGACTTTCGACCCGCAGAAGTACGGCATCGAGCCACTCTCCATTGTCGCAGTCGTTTGTGGCGATAAAATG TTTTACGGCGTGTGGGGCGACACCAACGGTGATGATGGTCCTCCATTGATCGGAGAGGTATCTCTTTCACTTGGTCAGGCTTGCTACGGTAGAGCGGTTAATGGCAACGCCGCACATGACGAGAACGACGTTCTTTATATTGCCTTTAAGGGGAGCAATGCTGTCCCTGGAGCCAAAGGTGCCAATTGGAAGGCCAAGACCTTTGCTGACTTTGAGTCGTCCCTCCATGCTCAAGGTGACAAATTGGTAGCCAAGATCAAATAG
- a CDS encoding MFS monosaccharide transporter (similar to Neosartorya fischeri NRRL 181 XP_001260619.1) → MGITKRNSSNGDVKDRKDESLLAEQKVTFLACFQGAVASLGGFIFGYISGQISGFFLMKDYSERFGELQSDGTYTFSAARQGTIVGMLSVGALIGSLIAGKMADLIGRRLTISVSAFFTCIGTIIEISSSYHWVQFAVGRLVSGLSIGALSVVVPMYQSECAPAIIRGVIVASYQLLITLGIWTAEMVNWGTEEKTNSASWRIPNGLSFAWALILGSTILFMPESPRYDCSRGRVERARLAIAKLSGLAPDSEGVNHQITDIQHNVHEESRSADQFHWTEIFTAPRMLYRTVLGIVLQAGQQLTGANFFFYFGTTVFAATGISNSYVTQIILGSVNVFCTIIALWVTKRFGRRNTLMIGAAWMMMCFFVYAFVGHFALDHDNPMNTPKAGSALVTFSCLAIAAFAVSWGPLVWAVNAELYPLRYRSTCMGLATASNWLWNFLISFFTRFITDEIDYLYGLVFAGCCGALVVIVFFFVIESKDRSLEEIDTMYVQKVNPIKSGHTAGHWNTDDYRQGIRRLSEARTETG, encoded by the exons ATGGGCATAACCAAAAGGAATTCATCCAATGGCGATGTCAAAGATCGGAAAGACGAGTCCTTACTTGCGGAGCAAAAGGTTACATTCCTAGCATGCTTTCAAGGTGCTGTCGCCAGCCTAGGCGGTTTCATTTTTGGTTACATTAG TGGCCAGATATCTGGGTTCTTTCTCATGAAGGACTACTCTGAAAGATTTGGCGAATTGCAATCAGATGGCACTTATACATTCAGCGCTGCCAGACAAGGCACAATTGTCGGCATGCTCAGTGTTGGTGCCCTTATAGGATCACTGATTGCTGGCAAAATGGCTGATCTGATTGGCCGTCGATTGACGATATCCGTTTCTGCTTTTTTCACCTGCATTGGCACAATTATTGAGATCTCGTCATCATACCACTGGGTTCAATTTGCTGTTGGACGCCTTGTGAGTGGTCTCAGTATTGGTGCCTTGTCTGTGGTCGTGCCTATGTATCAGTCAGAGTGCGCGCCGGCCATCATTCGGGGTGTCATTGTTGCCTCGTACCAACTTCTCATTACTCTTGGTATCTGGACCGCCGAAATGGTCAATTGGGGGACCGAAGAAAAAACAAACAGTGCGTCGTGGCGTATTCCAAATGGTCTGTCCTTTGCGTGGGCTCTCATTCTCGGATCAACTATTCTATTCATGCCCGAGAGCCCCAGGTATGACTGTAGTCGTGGTCGAGTTGAACGCGCTCGCTTGGCAATTGCTAAGCTATCTGGTCTTGCCCCGGATTCCGAGGGTGTGAATCACCAGATAACCGACATCCAGCATAATGTACATGAAGAGAGCAGAAGCGCTGATCAATTTCACTGGACTGAGATTTTCACCGCGCCACGCATGCTATATCGCACCGTCTTGGGTATTGTCCTCCAGGCCGGCCAGCAACTCACTGGTGCCAACTTTTTCTTCTACTTTGGCACAactgtgtttgctgccaCCGGAATCAGCAACAGTTATGTGACCCAGATCATTCTGGGATCCGTCAATGTTTTCTGCACCATCATTGCCTTGTGGGTGACGAAACGGTTCGGTCGCCGTAACACTCTCATGATAGGTGCCgcatggatgatgatgtgcTTCTT CGTGTACGCTTTTGTTGGTCACTTTGCCCTCGACCATGATAACCCTATGAACACCCCCAAGGCCGGGTCTGCCTTGGTAACGTTCTCATGCTTGGCAATTGCAGCGTTTGCCGTCAGTTGGGGTCCTCTGGTTTGGGCGGTAAACGCCGAGCTGTACCCTCTTCGCTATCGAAGCACATGCATGGGCCTTGCAACTGCTTCAAATTGGCTATGGAACTT TTTGATATCCTTCTT TACACGATTCATCACCGACGAGATTGACTACTTGTATGGCTTAGTATTCGCGGGCTGTTGCGGCGCCCTAGTCGtcattgtcttcttcttcgtgATCGAGTCCAAAGATCGAAGCCTCGAGGAAATTGACACAATGTATGTCCAGAAAGTCAACCCAATCAAGTCTGGCCACACTGCCGGCCACTGGAACACGGATGACTACCGCCAAGGCATCAGGAGGCTCAGCGAGGCCCGAACCGAGACCGGGTAA